In one window of Macrobrachium rosenbergii isolate ZJJX-2024 chromosome 27, ASM4041242v1, whole genome shotgun sequence DNA:
- the LOC136853334 gene encoding uncharacterized protein, with protein sequence MREVKVYILLLGLSFTAVCSQQDAKPPRILEGEQLLANGTVTLTCVGDEPLVWTYKYQDCQVEMRNQPRTLKTDDKYQSKLELSGINSQGHYHCHYENTSLSDPGASASTYVYLFSDEEDFAEPDLGPCQNHKETGHVGGQVVLDCRPTQPNLTVVVEHGGKEIHRGPLEDPRAGYELRNLTEDSKGQYKCYIFSGYIYKNGNKSIEVEGTAFILEFKGPLKPPRLNIAKNTFPVVGYDMKLFCQILDNKFQSQPTLPGLCPME encoded by the exons ATGCGTGAAGTGAAAGTCTACATTTTGCTTCTCGGGTTAAGTTTTACAG CGGTATGCAGTCAGCAGGATGCCAAGCCCCCAAGGATCCTAGAAGGGGAACAACTTCTGGCAAATGGAACTGTAACACTGACTTGCGTGGGAGACGAACCTCTCGTCTGGACATACAAATACCAGGACTGCCAAGTT GAAATGAGAAACCAACCCCGGACTTTGAAGACAGATGACAAATATCAATCCAAACTGGAG CTAAGTGGCATTAACAGTCAGGGCCATTACCACTGCCATTATGAGAACACTAGCCTGAGTGACCCCGGGGCATCTGCCAGTACTTATGTCTACCTTTTTT CTGATGAAGAAGACTTTGCCGAACCTGATTTAGGTCCGTGTCAAAACCATAAGGAAACAGGGCATGTCGGTGGCCAAGTAGTACTGGACTGTAGACCCACCCAGCCCAATCTTACAGTTGTTGTTGAACATGGTGGCAAG GAGATACACAGAGGTCCTTTGGAGGATCCGAGGGCGGGCTATGAGCTCAGAAACCTGACGGAGGACAGCAAGGGACAATATAAGTGTTATATTTTTAGCGGTTATATCTATAAGAACGGCAACAAGAGTATTGAAGTGGAAGGTACGGCCTTCATtcttgaat ttaaaggacctctgaaaccgCCAAGGTTGAACATCGCCAAGAATACTTTTCCAGTGGTGGGCTATGACATGAAACTTTTCTGCCAAATTTTGGATAACAAATTCCAGTCGCAGCCCACTTTACCTGGACTCTGCCCAATGGAgtga
- the LOC136853713 gene encoding vascular endothelial growth factor receptor kdr-like isoform X2 — translation MYYTSYLRVPNVTLEDSGTYNCTVNIEGRSPLPATRDINIKENENPFLTVSTDTQNITCSTGEDVFWKLEVASFPPSFTLQSNSKIDHRQYPNGTCILEKKRATPSDFGEHTVTVTTNTSLGVKTEQVSLYLEVKSETELKITGINATTRPNATITLSCNAIGYPMENITWHYQSCPDGVCPESFREPEGSEITYAVHKGNHHSSECTFVAKEFARIRCRSGKKEEFANIVVSEFAESFSFKYSGTGGMKDLLTTSNYTSIETDSFALTCAASRFTFSSVNLTFSHSGKGVSSGDYTVPVVKISKVGDFDMIATLDVANVSSRDDGTYKCTGLRKTGDQSREMTLYHKVDALIPVVLEGTGNMRPNDHKEERMVRHAFTFSCSVSGTPPIDITWTKDDQPLPSNFGELGEDNQTITIAHLDPIIHSGRFVCEPRNRAGSVRGFLTLTVRGEGPSKTIIVIVSVCAVFLVCLLVVVLALFRRVRRDFLKRQETKKNLAFLFERGRPNELNPDCTADEQAELLPYDHKWEVSKDQIQLGQQLGTGAFGRVVKATVSNLEPGVSKTVVALKMCKMQGDATQIMSLTQELKIMIHIGKHLNIVNLMGSCTANVSKGELWILVEYCQHGSLLQFLHCNQHNFENVIDPVTDLISLSGRDGSESVAPFSPVVKSPAPFKSSSDPQSPPRSKKECYESAQTASPAMSTGRRKCDILLESPASPKVLYSSSDISNEDLRDGECQASSPRIVQCGNFLTNRMEMVHNPSYQMVPAAKEAVLEKGNHSNKQQSLKVCDSQGNYFMYDNSTIPGVTSSFTTVDLICWSWQVAEGMDYLTRRKVLHGDLAARNLLLAEANVVKISDFGLSRDIYQDDVYFKRTGNPLPVKWLSIEAIRKKIFSVQSDIWSFGVTLWELFSLGSTPYPGVQFDNTFLLSLENGYRMEKPEYANTDLYKIMCQCWESVPQDRPSFRHLANRLSKMLMPETTQYYNIKNGEYLNMNKERFKHETDYLEMLASPDIRCITRDGVSQNEVHF, via the exons ATGTATTATACAAGTTACCTTCGCGTCCCAAACGTCACACTAGAGGACAGCGGAACATACAACTGCACAGTCAACATCGAAGGGCGATCTCCCTTACCGGCGACACGGGACataaacattaaag AGAATGAGAATCCCTTCCTAACAGTTAGCACTGACACACAAAACATCACATGCAGCACAGGAGAGGACGTATTTTGGAAGCTCGAGGTTGCAAGTTTTCCTCCATCCTTCACATTACAGTCAAACAGCAAG ATCGACCACCGGCAGTACCCGAACGGCACATGCATACTTGAGAAGAAAAGAGCGACACCTTCTGACTTTGGCGAGCACACGGTGACCGTGACAACGAACACCTCACTTGGCGTCAAAACTGAGCAAGTCTCCTTGTACCTGGAAGTCAAAA GTGAAACGGAGCTGAAAATAACGGGAATAAACGCCACCACGAGACCAAACGCCACAATAACTCTCAGTTGCAATGCTATTGGGTATCCTATGGAGAACATCACTTGGCATTATCAATCCTGCCCAGACGGTGTATGCCCCGAATCCTTCAGGGAACCAGAG GGTTCCGAGATTACGTATGCAGTACACAAGGGGAACCACCATTCATCCGAATGCACGTTTGTGGCTAAAGAATTTGCCAGGATCCGATGTCGGTCTGGAAAGAAAGAGGAATTTGCGAATATTGTAGTTTCAG AGTTCGCAGAGTCTTTTTCCTTCAAGTACAGCGGCACCGGTGGAATGAAGGACCTGCTAACAACTTCCAATTATACTTCCATCGAGACGGATTCTTTCGCCTTGACTTGTGCAGCCTCCAGGTTCACCTTTTCTTCCGTCAATCTTACGTTCTCGCACTCAGGCAAGGGAGTGTCTTCAGGAG ATTATACAGTACCTGTTGTCAAAATCAGCAAAGTAGGTGATTTTGACATGATTGCTACCTTAGACGTTGCAAACGTCAGCAGTAGAGATGACGGGACATATAAGTGCACTGGACTTCGAAAAACGGGTGATCAGAGCAGAGAGATGACACTGTACCACAAAGTCGATG CTCTCATCCCTGTAGTTCTCGAAGGAACAGGAAACATGCGGCCAAATGACCACAAGGAAGAGCGGATGGTCCGACATGCTTTCACTTTCAGTTGTTCCGTCTCCGGCACACCTCCCATCGACATCACCTGGACAAAA GATGATCAGCCTCTCCCTAGTAATTTCGGTGAACTCGGGGAGGACAACCAGACCATAACGATCGCTCACCTGGATCCCATAATCCACTCGGGACGTTTTGTATGCGAGCCTAGAAATAGGGCCGGATCTGTTAGAGGATTTCTCACCCTAACTGTGcgtg GTGAGGGACCCAGCAAAACCATTATAGTTATCGTGAGTGTATGTGCAGTCTTTCTCGTCTGCCTCTTGGTGGTAGTTCTCGCGTTGTTCAGGAGAGTGAGACGAGACTTCCTCAAGAGACAAGAGACAAAGAAGAATCTGGCTTTCCTTTTTGAGAGAGGACGGCCCAACGAACTCAACCCAGACTGCACAGCGGACGAACAAGCTGAGCTCCTTCCCTATGACCACAAGTGGGAAGTTTCTAAGGACCAAATACAATTGG GCCAGCAACTTGGAACCGGAGCCTTTGGGCGTGTAGTCAAAGCCACAGTATCAAACCTGGAGCCTGGGGTATCAAAAACAGTTGTTGCCCTCAAAATGTGCAAGATGCAGGGAGATGCTACCCAGATCATGTCACTGACTCAAGAACTGAAAATCATGATTCACATTGGAAAGCATCTTAACATTGTTAATCTTATGGGTTCTTGCACTGCTAATGTTAGCAAAG GAGAGCTATGGATTCTTGTTGAGTACTGCCAACATGGCAGCCTTCTCCAATTCCTTCACTGTAATCAACATAATTTTGAGAATGTCATCGACCCCGTCACTGATTTGATCAGCTTAAGTGGAAGAGATGGTAGCGAGAGTGTTGCACCTTTCTCGCCAGTTGTCAAATCTCCAGCGCCATTCAAATCATCCAGTGACCCTCAGTCGCCACCACGTTCCAAAAAAGAATGTTATGAGTCTGCCCAGACAGCATCACCTGCCATGTCTACTGGTAGAAGAAAATGTGACATATTATTGGAGTCTCCAGCATCACCTAAAGTTCTCTATTCGTCCTC CGACATCTCTAATGAGGATTTGAGGGATGGGGAATGCCAAGCTAGCTCTCCCAGGATCGTTCAGTGTGGGAATTTCCTGACCAACAGAATGGAGATGGTGCATAATCCTTCTTACCAGATGGTACCAGCAGCAAAAGAGGCAGTACTGGAGAAAG GAAACCACAGCAACAAGCAGCAGTCATTAAAAGTGTGTGATTCCCAGGGAAACTATTTCATGTATGATAACAGCACAATTCCTGGAGTGACGTCATCTTTCACGACTGTTGACCTTATTTGTTGGTCTTGGCAAGTGGCCGAGGGCATGGACTATTTGACCCGCAGAAAG GTGTTACATGGAGATTTAGCAGCAAGAAACCTGCTTCTGGCTGAGGCCAATGTCGTGAAGATCAGCGACTTTGGCCTCTCAAGAGACATCTATCAGGATGACGTATACTTTAAACGAACTGGT AACCCCTTGCCAGTGAAGTGGTTGTCAATTGAGGCCATTCGCAAAAAGATATTCTCTGTCCAGAGCGACATCTGGTCTTTTGGCGTGACTCTATGGGAACTCTTCAGTTTGGGGTCTACACCATATCCAGGGGTCCAATTTGACAACACATTCTTACTGAGTCTAGAGAACGGATACCGAATGGAGAAACCTGAATACGCAAACACTGACCT GTATAAAATCATGTGCCAATGCTGGGAGAGCGTCCCT